The following is a genomic window from Armatimonadota bacterium.
GGCCATCTCGAACGGGAGCACGTTGAGCCGAAGATCCACGAGCGCCTCCGGAGGCGGGATCGCCTGCTCCTGCTTCGGCGCCTCGAGCACGCCCGCGCCGTTCAGCGCTTGCAGGCGCACCTTGACCTCGTATTCGCCCGCTGCGACTTCGCCTACGCCGACATCCAGCCACAACTGCCGGTTCTTCAGCGACGGCACCGACACGACAACCGAGTCATCGAGTTCCGGCAGCGCGTCCCACGACATGTCGCCGGCGGCGGTCGGCACCACCTGCGCCCGGTGCGGCACCACGGTCACGCCCGGCGGCGCCTCGATCACGACTCTCATCTCCAGCTCGCGATCGGTAATGTTGAAGACGTTGACCGGAACGCAATCATGCTCGCCCGGGACCACGCGCCGGGCGATCTCAAGCGGATTGGCGGCCGCCCGCGGGAGCAAGTCATCAACGCCGAGGTTTTCCCATGCAACCTCTTCGAAGGCGACGACGCTCGTGCCGGGACCCAGCGCCGCGGCGTCGCGAATCACCTCTGCGACGCGCTCTCCGCGCAGCGCCGCCCGAACCAGGGCAGCGGTGTCCCTCAGCACGCGCTCCTGGGTCGCCGCATCGGCGTGCAGCGCCACCTCCTGATCCGGCGCCACGACACCCGCCCCGTCCTCGAGGAGTCGCGCTTCGCCGACCAGGGCTGCCGCGGACAGCGGCAGTGTAACCTGGACGAAGCTCGCGGCTGCCCGCATGTCGGACGCGGCTTTCGCCACTGTGCCTCGTTCGTTCGCAAACGGCTCGAGACTCACATCGCGCGCGCCGGACGCCACAACCTTGCCGTCGGCGTTTCTCAGTGACCACGAGAAGTCGTAGACCCCCGGCGCGAGCACGTCGAGCGGCAGCACGAGTTCGCCCTCCGGGGTCGCGATGTCAGCCGTCACTGCGCGCCGCGCGCCATCGGGGGTGATGCAGCTCGCCTCGGCGCGCAGCCGGCCCGCCTTCATCCCCGCGTTGGTGATGCGAAAACGAACGCCCTGCCCGGTCAATACTCGATTCCAGGCCAGGTTCTGCGGCGTCATGCTGACCGCCACCGATCGGGCCAGACCAGGCCACGACCCCGCCATGGTCAGATCGCGGCGCACTCCCCCCCACTGCATCGGCCCGTCCGCAGCCACGGGAGTCGCAAAGCAGAACAGCACGCCGCCGTCCCCGCCGCAGATGACCATCTCGCGACCCGGCGACGCGTTGGTGACGTCGCCGAACGTTGGCGTCGCGTTATACGCGTTGTTGGCGTCGAGCTGGTAGTCGAAGACGATTACGCCTTCGACATCCAGCGCCAGCACGCGCGCCTTATGCGTGCACAGGACGTACTCCAGGCTCCCGTCGCCGTTGATGTCGGCGATCGCCCCCGCCGCATCCGTGCGCATCTGCATGTCCAGCTTCCAGAGGACGCTCCCGTCTTCATCCAGGCGCTCAATGAGGCCTGATTGTGTCACCGCGAAGATGTCGGCGCGGCCGTCGGTGTCGAGATCGCCCACAGATACCGATGAGTCCATATCGCTTCCCGTCGCGCGTCGCCACAGCGTCGTGCCTTCCCCGTCGAGGCAGAAGCACTCGCCGTCGCCGGAGCCGAACGCCACCCGCCCTCCGCCGTCGGATGCAGTGAAGATCACCGGCGCGGAGTATAACTCGCGGCCCATCTGGCGCGACCACATCACGGTTCCGTCACTGCGCAATACCGCGGCGATGCCCGCCTCGGTCACGACGGCGATCTCGGGATCGCCTCCTCCGGTCAGTTCGCCGACGGATGGGCTTGCGCCGATGCTCCCTTCCAGGGCAGTCTGCCACAAGACCTTGCCGGTGAGCGCGTCGAACGCCCACACAGTGCCCGCTTCGTCGGTCTGGATGACTTCGGTCTTCCCGTCGCTGTCGACGTCACAGAGCACCGCGGCCGACCAGTTCGACGGCGCGTTGAGGCGCGCCCGCCAAGCCTCCTCGCCGTCACCGCTGAGGCAGATGAACCCGCCGGCGTTATCGGCGGCATAGATGAGAGCGGGCTGCCCTTGGCGCAGCAGAACCGAGGGGTACGTGCAGAATCTCGGCTCGGTGGCGAATTCCCACAGCCGCTTGCCCTCGCCGTCGTACGCCATGATCGAGTTATAGCCGGCGG
Proteins encoded in this region:
- a CDS encoding PQQ-binding-like beta-propeller repeat protein → MLLSLWRWLAKGDTPGLRRGAGASLACAVFGVIVGCIMACAAGADGTAVEVRLLWGVDTDTGLYTAATVADIDGDGLGEIVAAGYNSIMAYDGEGKRLWEFATEPRFCTYPSVLLRQGQPALIYAADNAGGFICLSGDGEEAWRARLNAPSNWSAAVLCDVDSDGKTEVIQTDEAGTVWAFDALTGKVLWQTALEGSIGASPSVGELTGGGDPEIAVVTEAGIAAVLRSDGTVMWSRQMGRELYSAPVIFTASDGGGRVAFGSGDGECFCLDGEGTTLWRRATGSDMDSSVSVGDLDTDGRADIFAVTQSGLIERLDEDGSVLWKLDMQMRTDAAGAIADINGDGSLEYVLCTHKARVLALDVEGVIVFDYQLDANNAYNATPTFGDVTNASPGREMVICGGDGGVLFCFATPVAADGPMQWGGVRRDLTMAGSWPGLARSVAVSMTPQNLAWNRVLTGQGVRFRITNAGMKAGRLRAEASCITPDGARRAVTADIATPEGELVLPLDVLAPGVYDFSWSLRNADGKVVASGARDVSLEPFANERGTVAKAASDMRAAASFVQVTLPLSAAALVGEARLLEDGAGVVAPDQEVALHADAATQERVLRDTAALVRAALRGERVAEVIRDAAALGPGTSVVAFEEVAWENLGVDDLLPRAAANPLEIARRVVPGEHDCVPVNVFNITDRELEMRVVIEAPPGVTVVPHRAQVVPTAAGDMSWDALPELDDSVVVSVPSLKNRQLWLDVGVGEVAAGEYEVKVRLQALNGAGVLEAPKQEQAIPPPEALVDLRLNVLPFEMAPPGSFRLCTWAYVESSQYKDIADATYANLFEHGNNVWTIGGLPEAEYDEQGRLVGRIDYTKLDAAVERWRGKDVVLLLNGFPPLKPVSGTDGYGSPGYRKALKPYLDDLVAHMAALGFPLDRWAFYPIDEAGGDGWRSINAQAEFGKMMRAANPNVLIYADAGGPDPAMLEAIADYVDIWSPGVNMVATEPEKFGIMKATGKTLWSYNCSYNNYNKLLSSGRTLKAADIVSEYRIAGIWAFRHGLTGAGFWTSITNPEDPWTRTQYEYPMLYTGRTQPVTSRRWDAVREGIEDFRILTALKARLAQGDAGALPDAVRARIAHLIEVSIPHYIDGVTDEAGLDRLRAEMMDCARAAGTR